One segment of Pseudobacteroides sp. DNA contains the following:
- a CDS encoding thioredoxin domain-containing protein, producing the protein MAILAALSIPYPLFSIYYQGVVLKKWCPMCLGVQLILITEFVLLMPQFSQLSFSLDSVTRLVLSLPVIALVYTLYILFRREYTSGEMHYYKYLGFKKNPDILRILLMNQPYYDIPLSESSLIFGNRDASVRITAFLSLHCSHCARAFKKIRNMLNENEDIIINLVLITSDNKMLTTLYNNNRQGKEAESLELMEQWFNADPYSRTKITGGLCIPEDSDLSREVNEESTKLFKECNVMGTPTFFINGYKLPPQYEIDDLRYFREIFNGKEEVSIKVSAVN; encoded by the coding sequence ATGGCAATACTTGCCGCCCTCTCAATACCGTATCCACTCTTCTCGATTTATTACCAGGGAGTTGTTTTGAAGAAGTGGTGCCCCATGTGCCTTGGGGTTCAGCTTATATTGATTACAGAATTCGTTTTACTGATGCCTCAGTTTTCACAGCTTAGCTTTTCTTTGGATTCTGTTACAAGGCTTGTACTCAGTTTACCTGTAATTGCTTTAGTCTACACCCTGTATATATTATTCCGCAGGGAGTATACCTCTGGGGAAATGCATTATTATAAGTATCTCGGGTTTAAAAAGAATCCTGACATACTGAGGATACTTCTGATGAATCAGCCCTACTATGATATTCCATTATCTGAGAGCAGTCTGATTTTTGGTAACAGGGATGCTTCGGTGAGGATAACGGCATTTCTCAGTCTGCACTGTTCTCATTGTGCGAGAGCTTTTAAAAAGATCCGGAACATGCTCAATGAAAATGAAGATATAATTATAAATCTTGTTCTGATTACATCCGACAACAAAATGCTCACGACTCTTTATAACAATAACAGGCAGGGCAAAGAAGCGGAATCATTAGAACTAATGGAGCAATGGTTTAATGCTGATCCCTATTCCAGGACAAAGATCACAGGAGGCCTTTGCATCCCTGAAGACAGTGATCTTTCCAGGGAAGTTAATGAAGAAAGCACGAAGCTTTTCAAAGAATGCAATGTAATGGGAACTCCGACTTTTTTCATAAATGGTTACAAACTCCCGCCACAGTATGAAATTGATGATTTGAGGTATTTCAGGGAGATTTTTAACGGGAAGGAGGAAGTAAGTATAAAAGTAAGTGCTGTTAATTAA